A single genomic interval of Spinacia oleracea cultivar Varoflay chromosome 6, BTI_SOV_V1, whole genome shotgun sequence harbors:
- the LOC110792684 gene encoding protein GRAVITROPIC IN THE LIGHT 1: MAKKVTNFSDLIQRVTASCLLHPLGSNRFMNQVDMTPDRFSQPTNTQLKSKLTNPENDDDEGYSSSSTKEEEEQESGEIYEDARETEEELQSKRYHNNTANWGREERENDVWMVMGQVFDSISSLKKAYAKLQEAHSPWDPEKMRVADEEVVAELRRMGVLRERFRRGGERKNVVVRAAETVSEVVAPYEAVMEEMKKEVKAKEVELEELRLKVSALNVSGNGKKNGRSSSRKKGGNFVQHQVPTSPTPDMFGVTMKQVRETSKSFTSYLVSLMRSAHWDLSAAVRSIEAAISTTGSTAISSTNPHQHQTKYALESYVLRKIFQGFDHETFYMDGTLYSLLNPSQFRNECFSKFRDMKSMDPSELLGILPSSPFGVYCSNKYQEIVHPKMEESLFANLDQRNQLLNGTHPRTPFYTEFLGLAKAVWLLHLLAFSLDPPPSHFEASRGAEFHMDYMESVVRYPAGKVPPGQVVGFPVSPGFKLGNGSVVKARVYLVPRN, translated from the exons atGGCAAAGAAGGTGACCAACTTCTCTGATCTGATCCAAAGAGTTACAGCTTCTTGTTTACTCCACCCTTTAGGAAGCAATAGATTCATGAACCAAGTTGATATGACCCCGGATCGATTTTCACAGCCAACAAATACCCAACTAAAATCAAAGCTCACAAACCCAGAAAACGATGATGATGAAGGCTACAGTTCCTCTTCTactaaagaagaagaagagcaaGAAAGCGGGGAAATCTATGAAGATGCAAGAGAAACAGAGGAAGAATTACAGAGCAAAAGATACCATAATAATACTGCTAACTGgggaagagaggagagagaaaatgatgtATGGATGGTAATGGGGCAAGTGTTTGACTCAATTTCATCGTTGAAGAAAGCGTATGCGAAGTTACAGGAGGCACATAGCCCGTGGGACCCGGAGAAAATGAGGGTGGCTGATGAGGAGGTGGTAGCGGAGCTACGGCGGATGGGGGTGTTGAGGGAGAGGTTTAggagaggaggagagaggaagaatGTGGTGGTGAGAGCAGCGGAGACGGTGAGCGAGGTTGTGGCGCCGTATGAGGCGGTGATGGAGGAGATGAAGAAGGAGGTGAAGGCTAAGGAGGTTGAGTTGGAGGAGTTGAGATTAAAAGTGAGTGCTTTGAATGTGAGTGGTAATGGTAAAAAAAATGGGAGGTCTTCTTCTAGAAAGAAAGGTGGTAATTTTGTTCAACATcaag TGCCAACATCTCCAACACCAGACATGTTTGGAGTAACAATGAAGCAAGTTAGAGAAACATCGAAATCTTTCACTTCTTACCTTGTATCTCTCATGCGTTCTGCTCATTGGGACCTCTCTGCTGCTGTCCGTTCAATTGAAGCTGCTATCTCCACCACTGGATCAACCGCCATTTCAAGTACAAATCCCCACCAACACCAAACCAAGTATGCCCTTGAATCCTATGTCCTTCGTAAAATCTTCCAAGGTTTCGATCATGAGACTTTCTACATGGATGGGACCCTTTATTCACTCCTCAACCCTTCCCAATTCCGGAATGAATGTTTCTCCAAGTTTCGGGATATGAAATCTATGGACCCTTCTGAGTTGCTTGGCATCTTACCAAGCTCTCCATTTGGGGTCTATTGTAGTAACAAGTACCAAGAAATAGTCCATCCCAAAATGGAAGAATCCCTTTTTGCTAATTTGGATCAGAGGAATCAGCTTCTGAATGGCACCCATCCTAGGACTCCTTTTTACACCGAGTTCCTTGGGTTAGCCAAGGCGGTTTGGTTGCTTCATTTGCTTGCGTTCTCACTTGACCCACCTCCAAGCCACTTTGAGGCAAGTCGAGGGGCTGAGTTTCACATGGATTATATGGAAAGTGTTGTGAGGTATCCTGCTGGAAAAGTCCCGCCAGGTCAAGTTGTCGGATTCCCAGTAAGTCCTGGATTCAAGTTGGGCAACGGTTCTGTTGTCAAGGCTCGGGTTTATCTTGTGCCAAGGAACTGA